One Hevea brasiliensis isolate MT/VB/25A 57/8 chromosome 5, ASM3005281v1, whole genome shotgun sequence genomic region harbors:
- the LOC110670504 gene encoding germin-like protein subfamily 1 member 13: protein MKSFHFLVLLSLALALSFASAFDPSPLQDFCVAIPEPKNAVFVNGKFCKNPNLTVAEDFFFPGLNVPGNTGNRVGSNVTLVNVDKLFGLNTLGISLARLDFAPNGGLNPPHTHPRATEILVVVEGTLYVGFVTSNPNRLFTKVLYPGDVFVFPIGLIHFQFNIAKTNAVAFAGLSSQNPGVITIANAIFGPNPPINPDVLAKAFQLDNDAVVKLQKLFANA from the exons ATGAAGAGCTTTCATTTCCTTGTCTTATTGTCTCTGGCATTGGCTCTCTCTTTTGCCTCTGCCTTTGACCCTAGCCCTCTCCAGGACTTCTGTGTTGCCATACCTGAACCTAAGAATGCTG TGTTTGTCAATGGGAAGTTCTGCAAGAACCCAAACCTTACTGTAGCTGAAGATTTCTTTTTTCCGGGACTCAATGTTCCTGGAAATACAGGAAATCGAGTTGGATCCAATGTCACCCTCGTGAATGTTGATAAACTATTTGGACTTAATACTCTTGGTATTTCTCTCGCTCGGTTAGACTTTGCACCCAATGGTGGCTTAAATCCTCCTCACACCCATCCTCGTGCCACAGAGATCCTTGTAGTCGTGGAAGGCACCCTTTATGTTGGCTTTGTGACATCCAACCCTAATCGCCTTTTCACTAAAGTCTTATACCCAGGAGATGTTTTTgtatttccaattggtctcattcaCTTCCAGTTTAATATTGCAAAGACCAATGCAGTTGCCTTTGCTGGTCTAAGCAGCCAAAACCCAGGTGTCATCACGATAGCAAATGCAATCTTCGGGCCTAATCCACCCATTAATCCTGATGTTCTCGCTAAGGCCTTCCAATTGGACAACGATGCAGTGGTAAAACTTCAGAAACTGTTTGCCAATGCATAA